In Hevea brasiliensis isolate MT/VB/25A 57/8 chromosome 13, ASM3005281v1, whole genome shotgun sequence, a single genomic region encodes these proteins:
- the LOC131172077 gene encoding cuscuta receptor 1-like, with product MKGEFPHWLIRNNTKLYALYLHNSSLSGPLQLPIHSHVYFSDLDISDNYFNGSIPTEIGVCFPSLNSLNLSGNGLTGGIPSSFGKMSQLTELNLSRNGLTGGIPSSFGKMSQLIKLDLSNNHLSGIIPQELIVGCSSLHELILSNNSLHGQIFPKQANCKELSRLLLDGNQFTGSIPYSIANCTMLAMLDVSDNRLSSSIPGWITNMTILQILDLSENNFFGNIPSSFGPPFISEVYLSKNRLQGPLMNAFYNCFELTILDLSHNSFTGRVPEWIGNFPKLNYLLFSHNNLEGLDLSCNNLTGKIPTEIGNLGKIQVLNLSHNSLTGLIPQSFSNLKQIESLDLSYNNLNGSIPQLTQLNFLAVFSVAHNNLSGKTPEMVAQFATFENSSYEGNPFLCGPPLSKSCFSSTLMPRVSEEDKKDHKKDGGFMDMEAFYVSFLTSYAIVLLTIAAVLYVNPYWRRAWFYMIELSLTNLDYFLVDNIPFLFRCY from the exons atgaaGGGAGAGTTTCCACATTGGTTGATCAGGAACAACACAAAATTATACGCACTTTACTTGCACAACTCTTCTCTTTCGGGCCCTCTCCAATTGCCAATTCATTCCCATGTGTATTTTTCAGACTTAGACATCTCTGACAACTACTTCAATGGCTCTATTCCAACAGAAATTGGAGTATGTTTTCCAAGTTTAAATTCTCTAAACTTGTCTGGAAATGGTCTCACTGGTGGCATTCCTTCATCATTTGGCAAAATGAGTCAACTGACAGAATTAAATTTGTCCAGAAATGGTCTCACTGGTGGCATTCCTTCGTCATTTGGCAAAATGAGCCAATTGATAAAATTAGACTTGTCCAACAATCATTTGTCAGGCATAATACCCCAAGAGTTGATTGTTGGATGCAGTTCGTTACATGAGCTCATTCTTTCAAACAATAGTTTGCATGGCCAAATATTCCCAAAACAAGCTAATTGCAAAGAATTGAGTCGATTATTGTTGGATGGCAATCAATTCACTGGAAGTATCCCATATAGCATAGCTAATTGCACAATGTTGGCAATGTTGGACGTGAGTGATAATCGTCTCTCTAGTAGCATCCCTGGTTGGATAACGAATATGACTATTCTCCAAATCTTGGATCTGTCAGAGAACAATTTCTTTGGAAATATACCATCTAGCTTTGGCCCTCCATTTATTAGTGAAGTTTATCTATCAAAAAATAGGCTACAAGGACCGCTTATGAATGCATTTTACAATTGTTTTGAATTAACAATATTGGATCTTAGTCACAACTCTTTCACTGGAAGGGTTCCAGAATGGATTGGCAATTTTCCCAAACTGAACTATCTTCTTTTCAGTCATAATAATCTTGAAG GACTCGATCTCTCCTGCAATAATTTGACAGGTAAAATTCCTACTGAAATAGGAAATCTTGGCAAGATCCAAGTGTTAAACTTGTCTCATAACAGTTTGACAGGATTGATTCCACAATCATTTTCAAACTTGAAGCAAATTGAGAGCTTGGATCTTTCCTACAACAACTTGAATGGCAGCATCCCTCAGCTCACTCAACTAAATTTTCTAGCTGTTTTCAGTGTAGCACACAACAACTTATCTGGCAAGACACCTGAGATGGTTGCACAATTTGCGACCTTCGAGAATAGTAGCTATGAGGGAAACCCTTTCCTTTGTGGACCTCCACTGTCTAAAAGTTGCTTTTCTTCAACATTAATGCCAAGAGTTTCAGAGGAGGATAAAAAAGATCATAAAAAAGATGGTGGCTTTATGGACATGGAAGCTTTCTATGTGAGTTTTCTGACTTCTTATGCCATAGTTTTGTTGACCATAGCTGCTGTTTTGTACGTAAATCCATATTGGCGTAGAGCATGGTTCTATATGATAGAGTTGAGCCTCACCAACTTGGACTATTTTCTGGTGGACAACATTCCTTTTTTGTTTAGATGCTATTGA